In the Vicinamibacterales bacterium genome, GAGGGGCCGAAGAAGCCTCCGAGATTGCCCACGGCGTTGATGAGCGCGATCCCCGCGGCCGCGGCCGTTCCGCCGAGCACGATGGGCGGAATCGACCAGAACACGCTCATCACCGAGCGCTGGCCGACCTGCGACAGCGTGAAGCTGAGGACGAGCAGCAGCGGATTGTCGGTGAAGAACGACGCCAGCACCAGCCCGGTGGCGGCGGTCAGCGCGCAGGCGGCGACGTGCCGCCGGCGCTCGCCGGTGCGATCCGAATGGCGTCCGATCAGCACCATGCCGATCAGCGCGGCGACGAACGGCACCGCGGTCATCAGGCTCAGACGCCAGCCGTCCTGTCCCGAGAGATCGCGCAGAATCTTCGGCAGCCAGAGGAACACACCGTAGGTCACCGTGGTGTTGAGGAAATAGACGGACGCGAGCAGCCACACCTTCGGCGAGCGGAACCCTTCGAACACCGACGCCGCATGGCCAGCCGAACGGGCGGCGCGTTCCGCCGCCATCGTCCGCGCCAGCCACTCGCGCTCGCGTGCGGGCAGCCAGTGCGCCTGCTCGGGCCGGTCGGTCAGCACGGTCAGCGCCAGGATTCCGAGGATCACCGCCGGCAGACCCTCGACCAGGAACAGCCACTGCCAGCCGCGCAGCCCCAGCGTCCCGTCGAGCCCCAGCAGCGATTCCGAAATCGGCGCGCCGACGATGATGGCGATGGGCGCCGCCATCATGAACAGCGCGCCGGTGCGCGCGCGCTCGGACGCGGGAATCCAGTAGGTGAGATACAGCACCATGCCCGGGAAGAACCCCGCCTCGGCGATCCCGAGCACGACGCGGGCGGCGTAGAACGACGCCACGCCGCTGACGAACATCATCGCCATCGAGACCACGCCCCAGCCGATCATGATCCGCGCGATCCACCGCCGCGCGCCGACGTGCTCGAGCAT is a window encoding:
- a CDS encoding MFS transporter, with protein sequence MLTAGLTPAEQRAVISRVTRRLVAFAFICYVVAYVDRVNIGFAAADLQRDLRLSDTAYGIGGGLFFLGYCLFEIPSNLMLEHVGARRWIARIMIGWGVVSMAMMFVSGVASFYAARVVLGIAEAGFFPGMVLYLTYWIPASERARTGALFMMAAPIAIIVGAPISESLLGLDGTLGLRGWQWLFLVEGLPAVILGILALTVLTDRPEQAHWLPAREREWLARTMAAERAARSAGHAASVFEGFRSPKVWLLASVYFLNTTVTYGVFLWLPKILRDLSGQDGWRLSLMTAVPFVAALIGMVLIGRHSDRTGERRRHVAACALTAATGLVLASFFTDNPLLLVLSFTLSQVGQRSVMSVFWSIPPIVLGGTAAAAGIALINAVGNLGGFFGPSIMGFIRDTTGGYGGGFLALAGALVLAASLVLSLRLPPEPRPR